In the Pontibacillus sp. HMF3514 genome, TTCGTCTGGGACGAACTCGTCGAGAAGCGTTAACGGGTGTTAAAGAACGCTTAGAGTTAGATGAAATCAAAGTATTAATCAGTAATATTTTGCAGGCTGAAAAACTAGGGATTGGGATGGTACAGGTCCTCCGCGTGCAATCGAATGAGGTGAGAGATCAGCGTAAACAAAGAGCAGAGGAACAGGCCATGAAAGCTCCAGTTAAAATGATGTTCCCGCTTGTTTTGTTCATTTTCCCAAGTCTGTTTATTGTTCTGCTTGGACCTGCTCTAATCAATTTCTTAGAAGCCTTTTAAATCATAATTTTGGATGATCCCCTCCCCGATTCTTTACAATAGGAGTAATAAGAATCGAGGAGGATTTTTTATGGATTTAGGGTTAAAAGGAAAACGAGTTGTTGTATTGGCATCAAGCAAAGGAATTGGCCAGGCGATTGCTAAAGAATTTGTACGTGAGGGAGCAGAAGTGCTAATCACAAGCCGTGATCCAGAACATTTACTTGAAGCGGCTCAGGAAATCAAGCTTGGAATTGGTGGAGGTTATTCAGGACCTCATACAGAGGTGTGCGATATAACAAAAGAGGAGGACCTTAAATCATTATTCGAAGGAGCAATCGATAAGCTAGGTGGCATAGATGTGTTAATTAATAATGCTGGTGGTCCTCCAGCTGGATCGTTTATGGATTTTGAGGATGAAGATTGGCAAAAAGCTTTTGAGTTAAATTTATTGAGTTTCATTCGAGCAACACGTTATGTGCTTCCTCATATGAAAGAAGCAGGGGAAGGTAGAATTTTAAATATTGCATCCTCTTCAATCAAAGAGCCGATTGATGGCTTGATCCTTTCGAATACGTTCAGAAATGGCATTGTAGGGTTATCGAAATCACTAGCTCGTGAGTATGCAGGAGAAAACATTCTAGTGAATACATTAGGTCCAGGGAGAATTAGTACAGATCGTGTGGAAGAATTAGATCAAGTACAGGCGAAACGGAGAGGGTTAAGTCCTGAGGAAGTAAAAGCAGAGCATGAGACACGAATCCCAGCAGGGCGTTATGGAACCCCTGAAGAATTTGCGCGAACCGCTGTGTTTTTAGCTTCTTTTGCTAACACGTATGTGACAGGTCAGTCTTTTGTTGTAGATGGGGGAGCAGTGAAGGCTTTATAAAATAGGGGGGATATAGACTTTCGGGGGAAAGATAGTAGCGAAAGGAGTGGCGACCCGAGCGAAAACACCGATACTCTCAAATAAGAAAACCCTGCCAAATGGCAGGGTTTTTAAATTAACTCAACACATCTTTAATATGTCCAATCGCCCAGTCCAGATCTTCTTGATCAATCACAAGTGGAGGAGCGAAGCGGATCACGTTTTCATGGGTTTCCTTACAAAGAAGTCCTTTTGCTTTTAACTCTTCGCAGTATTTACGAGCTGGTTCTTTCATCTCAACACCGATGAATAAGCCTTTACCGCGAACTTCTTTAATTTTTGGATTATCGATTTTTTGAAGTTCTTTTTTCATATACTCACCAAGTTCTAGTGAACGAGTAGCCAGTTTTTCTTCTTCAAGAACTTCTAAAGATGCAACCGATACGGCACATGCTAGTGGGTTACCCCCGAATGTTGAACCGTGAGAGCCTGGGTTAAATACGCCGAGGATATCTTTGTTCGCAACAATACAAGAGATTGGGAAAACACCGCCGCCTAGTGCTTTACCTAGGATAAGGATATCAGGTGAAACATTCTCCCAGTCACAAGCAAACATTTTACCACTACGACCTAGACCTGCTTGGATCTCATCCGCGATGTAAAGGACATTGTTTTCTTGGCAAATATCATAAGCTTCTTTTAAGAACCCTTCAGGTGGCATAACAATACCGGCTTCACCCTGAATCGGTTCAAAAATGAAGGCTGCTGTATTTTTTGTAATCGCATTGCGTAAAGCTTCAGCATCGCCATAAGGAACAATTTTAATATTCGGAAGCATTGGTCCGAATCCGCGTTTATATTCTGCTTCAGAAGATAAGGAAACCGCTGTCATTGTACGGCCATGGAAGTTACCTGTGCAAGCAATGATCTCAGCTTGATCTTCTTCAACACCTTTTACATCATATGACCAACGACGAGCTGCTTTAATCGCTGTCTCAACAGCTTCAGCACCTGTGTTCATTGGTAGAGCCATTTCCTTGTTCGTTAGCTTACAAATTTTTTCATACCAAGGTCCAAGTTGATCATTATGGAAAGCACGAGAGGTCAGCGTGACGCGCCCGGCTTGGTCATTTAGCGCTTTGATGATCTTCGGATGACGGTGTCCTTGGTTCACCGCAGAATAGGCACTTAACATATCCATGTAACGATTACCTTCTGGATCCTCAACCCACACACCTTCCGCTTTTGCAACAACGATTGGCAGTGGATGATAGTTCTTCGCACCATATTCCTGGGTTTGTTCAATAATTTCTTCACTCGATTGTGTACGTGTCATTGTATCCCTCCTAGTTAATAAGATGACTCCAATAGTGTCATTATAACAGTTTTTCTGAATTATTTGGTTATTCGACTGTAAGGATAGTAAACATTCGCTTCAAAAGCTAATTTTTGTTATGATGATAGGGCTAGCTTGTACGTTTACGTTAAGGAGGAAAAAGGATGACACACTTACATATCACATCGTGGGTGCTTGCGTTAATCCTACTCGGCGTAGCTGTGTGGCTATACCGTTTTGGAAAAGCGAAACCAGGTAAAATTGTTCACATGATTTTGCGTTTGGACTTTTTATTAATCTTGTATTCAGGTGGAAGCCTAATTGGAAATTACTTTGAAGGTATCAGCGGATTTACAGGTGAGTTAATCATTAAAGTGATCGCTGGTATATGGACGATTGCAGCGATTGAAATGATCGCAAACAAAGCGAAAAAACGCCAGCCTGCTCGTACGTGGTGGATTCAATTCTTTATCGCTTTCATCATTGCGGTGGTACTTGGATTTGGTCGCTTACCATTAGGAATGTAAATTTGAAAAACTGTTCTTCTCACTGTTGAGAGGAGCAGTTTTTTTATTGAAATACAAAAAACACTGCACTCACCATGGCAGCTAGTTAAGTACAGTGCTTTTTATAAAAGGGGGGGTAAGTAAGTTTCGATAATTTCATTATAATGAAATTGAGAATCATTTTCAAGTGTAAATGATAACTTTTCTCAACTTTTGACGATTCAAAATATAATCCCCTCAATGTGCTATTAAACAGTTTTCTTTTTCACATCTTTCTCATCTGGGCATATGTATGAAAAGAGATGCATCACGAGTTGTAGAAAGGGTGAGGTTCAATGTGCGGGATTAGCGGATGGGTTGATTATCAAAAAGACCTTACGCAGTATGA is a window encoding:
- a CDS encoding YisL family protein, with the translated sequence MTHLHITSWVLALILLGVAVWLYRFGKAKPGKIVHMILRLDFLLILYSGGSLIGNYFEGISGFTGELIIKVIAGIWTIAAIEMIANKAKKRQPARTWWIQFFIAFIIAVVLGFGRLPLGM
- a CDS encoding SDR family oxidoreductase, encoding MDLGLKGKRVVVLASSKGIGQAIAKEFVREGAEVLITSRDPEHLLEAAQEIKLGIGGGYSGPHTEVCDITKEEDLKSLFEGAIDKLGGIDVLINNAGGPPAGSFMDFEDEDWQKAFELNLLSFIRATRYVLPHMKEAGEGRILNIASSSIKEPIDGLILSNTFRNGIVGLSKSLAREYAGENILVNTLGPGRISTDRVEELDQVQAKRRGLSPEEVKAEHETRIPAGRYGTPEEFARTAVFLASFANTYVTGQSFVVDGGAVKAL
- a CDS encoding ornithine--oxo-acid transaminase; amino-acid sequence: MTRTQSSEEIIEQTQEYGAKNYHPLPIVVAKAEGVWVEDPEGNRYMDMLSAYSAVNQGHRHPKIIKALNDQAGRVTLTSRAFHNDQLGPWYEKICKLTNKEMALPMNTGAEAVETAIKAARRWSYDVKGVEEDQAEIIACTGNFHGRTMTAVSLSSEAEYKRGFGPMLPNIKIVPYGDAEALRNAITKNTAAFIFEPIQGEAGIVMPPEGFLKEAYDICQENNVLYIADEIQAGLGRSGKMFACDWENVSPDILILGKALGGGVFPISCIVANKDILGVFNPGSHGSTFGGNPLACAVSVASLEVLEEEKLATRSLELGEYMKKELQKIDNPKIKEVRGKGLFIGVEMKEPARKYCEELKAKGLLCKETHENVIRFAPPLVIDQEDLDWAIGHIKDVLS